A part of Chlamydia ibidis 10-1398/6 genomic DNA contains:
- a CDS encoding inclusion-associated protein — MKIIRTFVPHVLFAAVAHVCFFVCLCASPRVKKTPKIVVFKESLISLPKEEIVMEEALKTQVASKQVVPVVREKSPHPRHETEKEDRKKPLIAQEKPSTSQFKEVKKNKIDQKKLQTLVGLTQALSQHLDETTERVNNTAWVSQKSVAIDSSLVASQEEVLCQLIREHVVLPFLGEVRLKITITPQGELKECVFLSHINSIDQEILLAKIRKIPFKKFSDKYTISKNITFHIKLLSNDS; from the coding sequence ATGAAGATTATCAGAACCTTTGTTCCCCACGTACTTTTTGCTGCTGTGGCACATGTGTGTTTTTTCGTTTGTTTGTGTGCGTCTCCACGGGTAAAAAAAACGCCCAAAATTGTCGTGTTTAAAGAGAGTCTTATTTCTCTTCCTAAAGAAGAAATCGTTATGGAAGAGGCTTTAAAGACTCAGGTTGCATCTAAACAAGTCGTTCCCGTTGTTAGAGAAAAATCGCCACATCCTAGGCATGAGACAGAGAAAGAAGACAGAAAGAAACCTTTAATTGCTCAAGAAAAACCATCAACGTCACAATTCAAAGAAGTAAAAAAAAATAAAATCGATCAAAAAAAATTACAAACGTTAGTCGGTCTGACACAAGCGTTATCTCAACATTTAGATGAGACTACCGAACGTGTGAACAATACAGCTTGGGTATCACAAAAATCAGTTGCTATAGATTCTTCACTAGTAGCTTCTCAAGAAGAGGTACTATGCCAATTGATTCGTGAACATGTGGTGCTACCGTTTTTAGGAGAAGTGCGTTTAAAAATCACCATCACTCCCCAAGGAGAGTTGAAAGAATGCGTGTTTCTATCTCATATCAATAGCATTGATCAAGAGATTCTTCTCGCAAAAATTCGTAAAATTCCTTTTAAAAAATTTTCAGATAAATACACAATCTCAAAAAACATCACTTTTCACATTAAACTTCTCAGTAATGACTCTTAA
- the rdgB gene encoding RdgB/HAM1 family non-canonical purine NTP pyrophosphatase, whose amino-acid sequence MKIVIASSHGYKIRETKSFLKRLKGFDIFSLTDFPEYHPPKETGSLPEENALKKALHAAKYLNCWVIADDTMLMVPALNGLPGPLSANFAGDRATDKDNRKKLLEQMASLESIVDRSAYFECCIVLASPEGKIFKARGICEGYIGHHERGSSGFGYDCLFLKYDYKQTFGELSEEVKNQVSHRAKALQKLYPHLQALLECSLATRN is encoded by the coding sequence ATGAAAATAGTCATTGCTAGCTCTCATGGCTATAAAATAAGGGAAACGAAAAGCTTTTTGAAGCGTTTGAAAGGCTTTGATATCTTTTCTTTAACGGATTTTCCTGAATATCATCCTCCCAAGGAAACAGGTTCTCTTCCTGAAGAAAATGCTTTGAAAAAAGCCCTTCATGCTGCGAAGTACTTAAATTGCTGGGTGATAGCCGATGATACTATGCTTATGGTCCCTGCATTAAACGGTTTGCCAGGCCCGTTATCCGCTAATTTTGCTGGAGATCGTGCTACTGATAAAGACAACAGAAAAAAGCTATTAGAACAGATGGCGTCTTTAGAAAGTATAGTTGACCGATCTGCGTATTTTGAATGTTGTATAGTACTTGCTTCTCCTGAAGGAAAAATTTTTAAAGCTCGGGGGATCTGTGAAGGATACATCGGCCACCACGAACGAGGTTCCTCAGGCTTTGGCTATGATTGTCTATTTTTAAAATATGATTATAAACAGACATTCGGCGAGTTATCAGAAGAAGTAAAAAATCAAGTGTCCCATAGAGCTAAAGCCCTACAAAAATTATATCCTCATTTACAAGCTTTGTTAGAATGCAGCTTAGCTACGAGGAACTAG
- a CDS encoding ExbD/TolR family protein: MRRHFFEESEEDPTVNLTPLIDIVFVILMAFMIAMPMIRLDSIALAPGAKDHKVLGKDEDAPTLIKIFADKTIALNDHKMSLKELQTQLSLLHKQYPHRVPVLLQDGDTPFRLYQEVKIIIESAGFHELHVALQH, translated from the coding sequence ATGAGACGTCATTTTTTTGAAGAGTCTGAAGAAGATCCCACAGTTAATTTAACTCCGTTAATTGATATTGTATTTGTAATTTTGATGGCTTTCATGATTGCTATGCCTATGATACGTTTAGATTCTATAGCATTAGCTCCTGGGGCTAAGGATCATAAAGTGTTAGGGAAGGACGAAGATGCCCCCACTCTAATTAAGATATTCGCCGATAAAACTATTGCGTTGAATGACCATAAAATGTCTTTGAAAGAATTACAGACTCAGCTGTCTCTTCTACATAAACAGTACCCTCATAGGGTACCTGTTCTCCTTCAGGATGGGGATACGCCTTTCAGGCTATACCAGGAGGTAAAAATTATTATAGAATCTGCTGGATTTCACGAATTACACGTGGCTTTACAACACTAA
- the tolB gene encoding Tol-Pal system protein TolB translates to MLLRIFVSTFLLFSMVVSYAKDLEVVVRAENTLLPVHVVFKHLAGDAKQEAYARSICTVFLRDLALGDRLEPFLVDANVASGERIVTIYCRYPELTFFVSKDNQEPRRLASVILTEDLGENRQSIHQIADQIHLAFTHVLGISSGKIIFSLSKDCSGQELKQGELWSVDYDGKNLHPLTKENTLSITPKWLGVGSDHSYIYVSYRSGIPKIFLGSLQNAQGRKILSLKGNQFMPAFSPRKKLLAFISDAYGNPDLFLQSFSLVSGAKGEPRRILDETFGTQGNPTFSPDGSRIVFVSNKDGVPRLYIMQVDPQIQAPRLLTKKYRNSSCPAWSPDGKKIAFCSVIKGVRQICCYDISTGKDYQLTTTPGDKESPSWAADSSHLVFSSGGAGLSDLYLLSLITQKTRKIAIGSGEKRFPSWGAFLPQPMKGIS, encoded by the coding sequence ATGTTACTACGTATTTTTGTTAGCACTTTCCTTCTATTTAGTATGGTTGTTTCCTATGCTAAAGATTTAGAAGTAGTAGTACGTGCGGAAAATACTTTGTTGCCAGTGCATGTTGTTTTCAAGCATCTTGCTGGCGATGCTAAACAAGAGGCATATGCCCGTTCCATCTGCACAGTGTTTCTTAGAGATTTAGCTCTAGGAGATCGTTTAGAACCATTTTTAGTTGATGCAAATGTAGCGTCAGGAGAACGTATTGTAACCATCTATTGTCGGTATCCCGAATTAACCTTTTTTGTTTCTAAGGATAACCAAGAGCCTCGCAGATTAGCATCAGTCATTTTAACTGAGGATTTAGGAGAAAACAGACAGAGTATTCACCAAATTGCTGATCAAATACACCTTGCTTTTACCCATGTTTTAGGTATTAGCTCGGGAAAGATTATTTTTTCTTTGAGTAAAGATTGTAGTGGGCAAGAATTAAAGCAAGGAGAGTTGTGGTCTGTAGACTATGATGGGAAGAATTTGCATCCTTTAACAAAAGAGAACACTTTATCGATTACACCAAAATGGCTGGGCGTTGGTTCTGACCATTCTTATATTTATGTTTCTTATAGGTCAGGCATTCCTAAGATTTTTTTGGGTTCCTTGCAGAACGCTCAAGGAAGAAAAATATTATCCCTAAAAGGGAATCAGTTTATGCCAGCTTTTTCCCCTAGAAAAAAACTGCTAGCCTTTATTTCTGATGCTTACGGTAATCCAGATTTATTTTTGCAGTCTTTTTCTTTAGTTTCTGGAGCTAAGGGGGAACCCAGACGCATCCTTGATGAAACCTTTGGGACACAAGGAAACCCTACTTTTAGCCCTGATGGATCGAGGATAGTGTTCGTTTCCAACAAGGATGGTGTTCCTAGGCTTTATATCATGCAAGTTGATCCTCAAATACAAGCACCGCGCTTGCTTACAAAAAAATATAGAAATAGCAGTTGCCCTGCATGGTCTCCAGATGGTAAAAAAATAGCTTTTTGCTCTGTAATTAAGGGGGTGCGTCAGATTTGTTGTTACGATATTTCAACTGGTAAAGATTACCAGTTGACCACAACACCAGGAGATAAAGAAAGTCCTTCTTGGGCAGCAGACAGTAGTCATCTTGTTTTTAGTTCTGGTGGGGCCGGTTTGTCTGATCTTTATTTATTAAGTCTGATTACCCAAAAAACAAGAAAAATTGCTATAGGATCAGGAGAAAAACGTTTCCCTTCTTGGGGAGCATTTCTCCCACAACCAATGAAGGGAATCTCATGA
- the groEL gene encoding chaperonin GroEL, which translates to MSKLFKNKLEGLQALQRGIHNLSKIICPTLGPQGCQAIIKNGSSIPYTTKNGAIIAQEFLLPEKTENVGAKLIKQVAQQTRTQVGDGATTTIILAEALFSQSLKGIELGIDPLDIRQGITLATGQLLQELENNKYILDSPEDIFRTAKVSTNYDAEITELVTKLLETAGPYGKISVMESAHHKYPLISTAHTEIDIGYASPYFVTDPEDMEVVYHNVYVLLCQQSLSSLNESFIHFLEKVAQEEKYPLIIIAEDFDPQILATLAVNKIRGGLPICALKTTQSANNINLEDISVLTGASIVGNISGDSFDNVSLGVLGFANKVLITRNSIIFSKGHGDREKIAKHILTLHQANQFSVQQTDNLLEQRLSYFLGNKTNIYLAKEENQQFKNKKLFLKEAIQATKIAISGGVVVGGGIALMRSALSLSIPKDLSPGIAYGYKVILETAKIPLKVILKNCGQYTDYNWNIIVEHSDKHFGYNAVNEQFETLMNAKVFDPLLVVQTTLRNAVSISNLLLMT; encoded by the coding sequence GTGTCTAAACTATTTAAAAATAAGCTAGAAGGATTACAAGCTTTACAAAGAGGAATCCATAACCTATCCAAAATAATATGCCCAACTTTAGGACCACAAGGCTGCCAGGCTATTATTAAAAATGGATCATCAATTCCCTATACCACAAAAAATGGCGCTATAATTGCACAAGAGTTCTTATTGCCAGAAAAAACCGAAAATGTGGGTGCTAAACTTATTAAACAAGTAGCTCAACAAACCCGTACGCAAGTAGGTGATGGAGCAACAACTACCATTATTCTGGCAGAAGCTTTATTTTCACAAAGTTTAAAGGGAATTGAACTAGGGATAGATCCTTTGGATATTAGACAAGGCATAACCCTAGCAACAGGACAATTACTCCAAGAGCTGGAAAATAACAAATATATATTAGATTCTCCTGAAGATATTTTTCGCACAGCAAAAGTCTCCACAAATTACGATGCCGAGATAACAGAGTTAGTTACTAAACTCTTAGAAACGGCAGGTCCCTATGGCAAAATATCAGTCATGGAATCCGCGCATCATAAATATCCTTTAATTTCTACAGCACATACAGAAATAGATATAGGATATGCATCTCCTTATTTCGTAACGGATCCAGAGGACATGGAAGTTGTTTACCACAATGTCTATGTTCTATTATGCCAGCAATCACTATCTTCCCTTAACGAATCGTTTATTCATTTTTTAGAAAAGGTGGCTCAAGAAGAAAAATACCCTCTGATCATTATAGCTGAAGATTTTGATCCTCAAATTTTAGCAACACTAGCTGTAAATAAAATTAGAGGAGGACTTCCTATTTGTGCTCTTAAAACAACACAGTCCGCAAACAATATAAACTTAGAAGACATCAGTGTGCTCACCGGAGCATCTATTGTAGGGAATATTTCAGGAGATTCTTTTGATAATGTGTCCTTAGGAGTTCTTGGTTTTGCAAATAAAGTTTTAATCACTAGAAATTCTATAATATTCTCCAAAGGACATGGGGATAGAGAAAAAATTGCCAAACACATTTTGACTCTACATCAAGCAAACCAATTCTCTGTTCAACAAACAGACAATTTACTAGAACAACGTCTATCTTATTTCTTAGGAAATAAAACGAATATCTATTTGGCTAAGGAAGAAAATCAGCAGTTTAAAAATAAAAAACTCTTTCTAAAAGAAGCCATTCAGGCAACAAAAATAGCAATTTCTGGCGGAGTTGTTGTTGGAGGAGGAATTGCTCTGATGAGATCAGCTCTCTCTCTATCTATTCCCAAAGATCTATCTCCTGGAATCGCGTATGGTTATAAAGTTATTTTAGAAACTGCAAAAATTCCCTTAAAAGTAATATTAAAAAATTGCGGACAATATACAGATTATAATTGGAATATTATTGTAGAGCATTCTGATAAACATTTTGGATATAATGCAGTAAACGAACAATTTGAAACCTTGATGAATGCTAAAGTATTCGATCCCTTACTAGTCGTTCAAACTACCTTGAGAAACGCAGTATCTATTTCAAATCTGCTACTAATGACGTGA
- a CDS encoding MotA/TolQ/ExbB proton channel family protein, protein MLEFMNNPIIHAYWEADLFGKGIFFSLLIISLCTWTVLHQKLAVQKKFLASGRSLKDFLIKNRHAPLSLDIHPELSPFTDLYFTIKRGSLELLDKNRQRSPDHGPVLSNEDIQSLETLLGAVMPKYRAIMQKNNFIPATTISLAPFLGLLGTVWGILVSFSHISMGHAGGATMMEGLATALGTTIVGLFVAIPSLIGFNYLRAHSSLLILEIEQTAYLLLNSIEVKYRQTNL, encoded by the coding sequence ATGTTAGAATTCATGAACAACCCTATTATTCACGCTTACTGGGAAGCAGATTTATTTGGTAAAGGGATATTTTTTAGTTTATTGATTATCTCTTTATGTACTTGGACTGTGCTCCATCAAAAATTAGCCGTTCAAAAAAAATTTCTTGCTTCTGGTCGGTCTCTTAAAGATTTCTTAATCAAGAATCGTCATGCCCCTCTTTCTCTAGATATTCATCCCGAACTAAGTCCTTTCACTGATTTATATTTTACAATCAAACGCGGATCTCTAGAGCTTTTGGATAAAAATCGTCAGAGATCTCCTGATCACGGCCCCGTCTTGTCTAATGAAGACATACAGTCTCTAGAAACTCTTTTAGGCGCGGTTATGCCAAAATATCGCGCTATTATGCAAAAAAATAATTTTATCCCGGCAACAACAATTAGCTTAGCCCCCTTTTTAGGGTTGTTAGGTACTGTGTGGGGTATACTGGTGTCATTTTCTCACATTAGTATGGGCCATGCTGGAGGGGCAACCATGATGGAGGGATTGGCAACTGCTTTAGGAACCACGATTGTTGGATTGTTTGTAGCAATTCCTTCGCTGATTGGATTTAATTATCTTAGAGCTCATTCCTCACTTTTGATTTTGGAAATAGAACAAACAGCGTACCTTTTACTCAATTCTATAGAAGTTAAATATCGTCAAACTAACTTATGA
- the ung gene encoding uracil-DNA glycosylase codes for MRHAFTIDQLPLSWQEQLHEEWSQPYMLRLRDFLTSEYAQHTIYPAKENIFTALKSTPFEKVRVVILGQDPYPGEGQAHGLSFSVPKGQKLPPSLANIFRELKTDLGIDNSTGCLQSWANQGVLLLNTILTVRSGTPLSHANQGWEQFTDAVITKLIQQRSHIIFVLWGNSAKKKCDLLFHSNHKHAILAAPHPSPLAAHRGFFGCSHFSKINYLLKRLNKPMINWKLP; via the coding sequence ATGCGTCATGCTTTTACTATAGATCAGCTTCCCTTGTCTTGGCAAGAGCAGCTTCACGAAGAATGGTCTCAACCTTACATGCTCAGATTAAGAGATTTTTTAACCTCTGAGTATGCCCAACATACAATATATCCTGCTAAAGAAAACATTTTTACAGCTTTAAAAAGCACACCTTTTGAAAAAGTACGTGTTGTTATTCTAGGTCAAGATCCCTATCCTGGAGAAGGGCAAGCACATGGTTTGAGCTTCAGCGTTCCTAAGGGACAAAAACTTCCACCGTCTCTTGCTAATATCTTTCGTGAATTAAAAACAGACTTAGGAATAGACAACTCTACAGGTTGTTTACAATCTTGGGCAAATCAAGGAGTACTCCTACTTAATACTATTTTGACAGTACGATCAGGAACACCTTTATCTCACGCTAACCAGGGGTGGGAACAGTTCACTGATGCCGTTATCACTAAGCTAATTCAACAACGTTCCCATATTATATTTGTATTATGGGGAAATTCGGCTAAAAAAAAGTGCGATTTACTATTTCATTCCAATCATAAGCACGCTATTCTAGCTGCTCCCCATCCCTCACCTTTGGCTGCACACAGAGGTTTCTTCGGCTGTTCTCACTTTTCAAAAATTAACTATCTCCTTAAAAGGCTAAATAAGCCTATGATCAACTGGAAACTCCCATGA
- a CDS encoding OmpA family protein — protein MRKKNVTLLSCFLLSLLSLSSCSYHCGDWEDACRSCKQKTGSCAFVPLYSDEELNQSFSAEVYDSREEQLYKTSSHAAFRNITFATDSYTIKGEENLAILSSLVRHLQKTPKATLYIAGHTDERGAAAYNLALGSRRANAVKQYLIKQGISAERLFTISYGKEQPLNLGHNELAWQQNRRTEFKIHAR, from the coding sequence ATGAGAAAAAAAAATGTAACTTTGCTGAGTTGCTTTTTACTTAGTTTATTATCTTTATCTTCATGCTCATATCATTGTGGTGACTGGGAAGATGCTTGTAGGAGTTGTAAACAAAAAACAGGCTCTTGTGCTTTTGTTCCTTTGTATTCTGATGAAGAGTTAAATCAGAGCTTCTCTGCGGAAGTGTATGATTCTAGGGAGGAGCAGTTGTACAAAACTAGCAGTCATGCTGCTTTCCGTAACATTACTTTTGCTACCGATAGTTATACAATCAAAGGTGAGGAAAATCTGGCCATTTTGTCAAGTTTAGTACGTCATTTGCAAAAAACTCCCAAGGCTACATTGTATATAGCCGGTCATACAGATGAACGTGGGGCTGCAGCTTATAACCTTGCTTTGGGATCTCGAAGAGCTAATGCAGTGAAGCAATATCTGATAAAACAAGGAATTTCCGCAGAACGTTTATTTACTATTTCCTATGGGAAAGAACAACCGCTTAATTTAGGACACAATGAACTAGCCTGGCAACAAAATCGGCGAACAGAGTTTAAAATACATGCCCGTTAG
- a CDS encoding DUF1343 domain-containing protein: MKVTVWIIICICFPSFGFSQVLVGLDRVFQEETFTNWIKDKKITLITHSAAINSQGQNALVVFSEGKKDCLLNILCTLEHGFYGATPAETPEYNPSIDRIRTVSLYGISEVPQHAVEGSDILVYDVQDVGVRSYTFVTSLLHIVKASEKYNIPLIILDRPNPMGGNVIDGPLPKTNSGYIPEIPYCYGMTPGELALFYQAKYAPQAQVKVVPMKGWKRSMTFEETGLVWIPTSPQMPNAQTTFFYATTGVIGALSIASIGIGYTLPFRVIGAPWMNGKLVAEELNKARLPGVTFYPFCYEPFFGKYKMELCSGVFIVLNNPKAFFPMETQCTILGIIKTLYPKETAEAFKTLNNIPMRRSSICRSLGGQEFLHICQHEKFITWPLRKLCMDSRDTFQNLRRAYLLPEYSDEINN; this comes from the coding sequence ATGAAGGTTACTGTTTGGATCATTATTTGTATCTGTTTCCCTTCTTTCGGATTCTCTCAGGTGTTGGTAGGGCTTGATCGTGTTTTCCAAGAAGAAACTTTTACAAACTGGATAAAAGATAAAAAAATCACACTTATCACTCACAGTGCAGCCATTAACAGTCAAGGACAAAACGCCCTTGTTGTGTTTTCGGAAGGTAAAAAAGACTGTCTTCTTAATATCTTATGTACTTTAGAACACGGGTTTTATGGCGCCACTCCTGCAGAAACTCCCGAATATAACCCTTCTATTGATAGAATACGGACAGTGTCTTTATATGGAATCTCAGAAGTCCCTCAACACGCTGTAGAAGGTAGTGATATTTTAGTTTACGATGTCCAAGATGTAGGGGTAAGATCATATACATTTGTCACCTCGTTACTACACATAGTTAAAGCATCAGAAAAATATAACATTCCTTTGATAATCTTAGATCGCCCTAATCCTATGGGGGGTAATGTTATAGATGGTCCTCTGCCAAAAACAAATTCTGGTTATATTCCTGAAATCCCTTACTGTTACGGAATGACGCCAGGAGAACTTGCGTTATTTTATCAAGCAAAATATGCCCCTCAAGCACAAGTGAAGGTCGTTCCCATGAAAGGATGGAAACGTTCAATGACTTTCGAAGAAACTGGTTTAGTTTGGATACCAACAAGCCCACAAATGCCCAATGCTCAAACTACGTTTTTCTACGCAACAACAGGCGTGATTGGGGCTCTCTCAATTGCAAGCATTGGAATAGGATATACGTTACCTTTTCGAGTAATCGGCGCCCCCTGGATGAATGGAAAATTGGTAGCAGAGGAATTAAATAAAGCTCGTCTTCCTGGCGTTACGTTCTACCCTTTCTGCTACGAACCATTTTTTGGGAAATATAAAATGGAACTATGCTCTGGAGTATTCATTGTTCTGAATAATCCTAAAGCATTTTTTCCAATGGAAACTCAATGTACAATTCTGGGCATTATAAAAACTTTGTATCCTAAAGAAACAGCAGAGGCGTTTAAAACATTAAATAATATCCCAATGAGAAGATCATCCATATGTCGCAGTCTAGGAGGCCAAGAATTTCTGCATATCTGCCAACACGAAAAATTTATTACCTGGCCATTGCGAAAATTATGCATGGATTCCAGAGATACCTTTCAAAATTTACGCCGAGCATATCTTTTGCCTGAATATTCTGATGAAATAAACAATTAG
- a CDS encoding peroxiredoxin: MEPLSIGRPAPNFTAKAIVNGEIKEISLKDYLGKYVILFFYPKDFTYVCPTELHAFQDLLGDFEDRDAVVLGCSVDDLETHLSWLNTKRINGGIEGITYPLISDTTRSISKAYGVLKPEEQLSLRGTFLIDRTGIIRHAVINDLPLGRSTTEELRVLEALIFFEQNGMVCPANWQKGEKAMLPTDEGLKEYFSTID; this comes from the coding sequence ATGGAACCTCTATCAATTGGGAGACCCGCTCCAAATTTTACTGCTAAAGCGATAGTGAATGGCGAAATAAAAGAGATTTCATTAAAAGATTATCTCGGCAAGTATGTCATACTTTTCTTTTATCCTAAAGATTTCACTTACGTATGTCCTACCGAGCTCCATGCTTTTCAAGATTTGTTAGGTGATTTTGAAGACAGAGATGCTGTGGTCTTAGGCTGTTCAGTAGACGACCTAGAAACGCATCTATCTTGGCTAAACACCAAAAGAATCAATGGAGGAATTGAGGGGATAACCTATCCTTTAATTTCTGATACTACTCGTTCAATTTCTAAAGCTTATGGAGTTTTAAAACCTGAAGAGCAACTCTCACTTCGTGGAACATTCTTAATTGATAGAACTGGCATCATTCGTCATGCTGTAATTAATGATCTACCTTTAGGCCGTTCAACTACCGAAGAACTAAGAGTTCTTGAAGCTTTGATTTTCTTTGAACAAAATGGTATGGTTTGTCCCGCTAACTGGCAAAAAGGAGAAAAAGCCATGTTGCCGACAGATGAAGGACTCAAAGAGTATTTTAGTACTATCGACTAA
- a CDS encoding LysM peptidoglycan-binding domain-containing protein has translation MPVRVIQFLVFSLLWGFSSICCGVGKSPSLQVVLAEVEDASRKLMSCESELVLLSERLDEQETRLEKLSSAKPEEFAKKIHQLEIEQKTLAKTLSVLTALVKDMQSSIQTKFQEIQKDNKVLSQDIRLLRRSLLALVDGSSLEAYPDFSDHVPEHIHVVKSGETLGKIATKYQISVSELKKLNKLESDVIYANQKLSLPKHKK, from the coding sequence ATGCCCGTTAGAGTTATTCAGTTTTTAGTTTTTTCGTTGTTATGGGGTTTCTCCAGTATCTGTTGTGGTGTTGGAAAATCCCCTTCTTTGCAAGTTGTACTTGCAGAAGTGGAGGATGCTTCTCGTAAGTTAATGTCGTGCGAATCAGAGTTAGTACTACTTTCTGAACGTTTAGATGAGCAGGAAACAAGGCTAGAAAAACTGTCTTCTGCTAAGCCTGAAGAATTTGCAAAAAAAATACATCAACTTGAAATTGAGCAGAAAACTTTAGCGAAAACGCTATCAGTATTAACAGCTTTAGTTAAAGATATGCAGTCTAGCATTCAAACAAAATTTCAAGAAATTCAAAAAGACAATAAGGTACTTTCTCAAGATATTCGTTTACTAAGGCGTTCCCTACTTGCTTTGGTTGACGGGTCATCTCTCGAGGCATATCCCGACTTCTCAGACCACGTTCCTGAGCATATTCACGTTGTAAAATCTGGAGAAACTCTAGGAAAAATTGCTACAAAGTATCAAATTTCTGTTAGTGAGTTGAAAAAACTCAATAAATTAGAGTCTGATGTTATTTATGCTAATCAAAAGCTTTCTTTACCAAAGCATAAGAAATAA